A DNA window from Branchiostoma lanceolatum isolate klBraLanc5 chromosome 17, klBraLanc5.hap2, whole genome shotgun sequence contains the following coding sequences:
- the LOC136423628 gene encoding uncharacterized protein, with protein MSTKGFMPIGVSGVLDVSAPVKRQKGRRTGLVLLAGVCVGAVAVCAVLMPLVYFTLADLQTKVDKLSNDQVQQALKSHGYSAVVATDSLGERVDFQTAYGNGDRPRRDAGAGVRPPPPPPRTGAVYVRWGRESCASDIETLYKGVVGGGHYSHHGGGGNYQCLPLEDVEWDKPQAGYQHGSYMYGAEYQSGNAQFSTDNMPGGITNPVNYDIPCAVCHVVGRFAHVMIPARLSCPQGWSKEYSGYLMSSHHSHQSNKDFICVDGAPNLVQGSATDQNGALLYLVEAQCGSLPNGPYVNGYELTCVVCTK; from the exons ATGTCTACAAAAG ggTTTATGCCGATTGGAGTTAGCGGTGTCCTCGACGTGTCGGCGCCGGTAAAACGTCAGAAAGGCCGTCGGACAGGGCTGGTTCTCCTGGCGGGGGTATGTGTGGGTGCGGTGGCGGTGTGCGCAGTCCTCATGCCGCTCGTCTACTTCACTCTGGCCGATCTGCAGACAAAAGTGGACAAACTCAGCAACGACCAAGTCCAGCAG GCGTTAAAGTCACACGGCTATTCAGCGGTGGTTGCTACCGACTCGCTTGGGGAGCGTGTTGACTTTCAGACCGCCTACGGTAATGGAGACCGACCTCGCCGTGACGCCGGAGCTGgagttcgcccccctcccccaccacccCGGACCGGAGCAGTGTACGTGCGCTGGGGAAGGGAAAGCTGTGCCTCGGACATCGAGACCCTATACAAAG GAGTTGTGGGAGGTGGGCATTATTCTCATCACGGAGGAGGTGGGAACTACCAATGCCTCCCTTTGGAAGACGTGGAGTGGGACAAACCACAGGCAGGGTACCAACACGGCAGCTACATGTACGGGGCAGAGTACCAGAGTGGGAACGCGCAGTTTTCCACCGACAACATGCCTGGCGGCATCACCAATCCAGTGAACTACGACATTCCCTGCGCCGTGTGTCACGTGGTCGGACGGTTCGCACACGTCATGATCCCCGCCCGCCTGTCCTGTCCCCAGGGGTGGAGCAAAGAGTACAGCGGCTACCTGATGTCGTCTCATCACAGTCACCAGAGCAACAAGGACTTCATCTGCGTGGACGGAGCTCCCAACCTTGTGCAGGGGTCGGCTACTGATCAAAACGGAGCGCTGCTGTACCTGGTAGAGGCGCAGTGTGGCTCTCTTCCCAATGGGCCTTACGTCAATGGATACGAGCTGACATGTGTGGTCTGCACCAAGTAA
- the LOC136423445 gene encoding 2,5-dichloro-2,5-cyclohexadiene-1,4-diol dehydrogenase-like, producing MATIRGKPVALVTGGGSGIGRATAVRFAELGYSCVVADINEPSAKETLRMLQTPGIAVHVDVTMATSVEAMVTTAVQHFGRIDCAFNSAGVEPIDERIVNTPEEEFDRVMGVNSKGVWLCLKYEIAQMLQQEPVMSDPGRWADKPDVCRFRGVRGSIVNASSIAGLGPVTGTNASYCAAKFAVLGLTHTAAAEYANEGIRVNAVCPALTATPLMDRFLEKAPPGTEEKIGSMYPVGRVAAPEEVAEAVCWLCSDACPFTTGEHLKIAGGI from the coding sequence GAGGCGGGAGCGGCATCGGTCGTGCCACGGCCGTCAGGTTTGCTGAGCTGGGGTACAGCTGTGTGGTGGCTGATATCAACGAGCCAAGCGCGAAGGAGACACTGCGCATGCTCCAAACCCCGGGGATCGCCGTCCATGTGgacgttaccatggcgacaAGCGTGGAAGCCATGGTAACCACGGCGGTTCAGCACTTTGGGCGGATTGACTGTGCCTTTAACAGCGCCGGGGTCGAGCCTATCGACGAGAGAATCGTGAACACGCCCGAAGAAGAGTTCGACCGCGTCATGGGCGTGAATTCCAAGGGCGTGTGGCTGTGTCTGAAGTACGAAATCGCCCAGATGCTGCAGCAGGAGCCCGTCATGAGCGACCCGGGCAGGTGGGCGGACAAGCCGGACGTGTGCCGCTTCCGAGGAGTGCGGGGCAGTATCGTCAACGCCAGCAGCATCGCGGGCCTGGGCCCCGTTACTGGAACTAACGCTTCCTACTGCGCGGCCAAGTTTGCTGTCCTTGGTCTCACCCATACCGCTGCAGCGGAGTACGCCAACGAAGGGATACGTGTGAACGCCGTCTGCCCTGCTCTCACCGCTACACCTCTGATGGATCGGTTCCTGGAAAAGGCCCCACCAGGTACTGAGGAGAAAATCGGTTCGATGTACCCTGTTGGTCGCGTTGCAGCGCCCGAGGAGGTTGCGGAAGCCGTTTGCTGGCTTTGCAGCGACGCCTGTCCGTTCACTACGGGAGAGCACCTAAAGATAGCAGGGGGGATTTAA